GTGCAGTCTGGACATATGATCTGTACGGCCCATGACAGTGAGGACACAATGGAATCAGTGCTACAACAGCTGgtaggttgttgttgtttttctttactgatTTTTACAGAAATCAAATGTGATACCATTGATTTTAAAACCAATACTGTACTCATTTTGCTAGTGATGCTTGAATATTTCACAGAACAGTTGACGCAGGGACACAATGTGATTGTGCAAACATCTTCTTTAACTGTTATAAATGATGTATTTATCCTTTAAAATGCAGACATTGATCTTCAGCTTCAGCCAAGATAAGTTTCAGAGAAATATTACATGATGTTCAAGGCAAGCAGGTTGTTTTGTCACTGTCGTGGCTCGGTGACTCAGCTGAACCAACGTTTTTGGCTGAGTCATTCAAGGTGGTCAGTTCCTGAGTTATTAAAGTCATCTTGTCATTCAACATGAAATGAATACACCACTGAACACGTCAAGATTTTGATATCCTTTTACTGCAATACTCTAATTATGATGATATACAAAAAATCTCAATCTGCCACCATTGCAACAAAAATTCAAGCGTGTTTCAGTGGTAATAGTGTAagagttttttcccccctaaacACCTGATAGAGTTATTTTCATTAAGTGTAAAGGTAAGAGGGGCAGTGtgactttaaagctcctgagtGTGGTTTTTAGTTGGTTATGTAACACACTGACCTGTGTAGTGATGCCTCTCTATGACCTtcaaaagcaaaagagaccaACAGCATCAAGATGGATTATTtctatataatatattataatataataataatgtataatatTCATACATGGTACCACTGCCTCAGGTTTGGTGTCAGATGAAGTATACAGCGCTCCGCAGAAAAAGCCTaggtttacattttccacagaaaaGATGCACAGaatgtttaaagaaagcaggatgagatttttcatCACTAATCACTATTTAAGGTTGGCGCCCATGGCCTGTAGCTGTTAATGTCGCCCCCCAAGTATCGAGGTGGTCATCGTCCTCCTAGCGTGTGGCCTGGGTTGATATCAGACCAGCTGCTCCTTTCCCGCGTGTCATTCCATACTCTTTCCCTGGTTTCttactctatcctctgtcctatcaaATACAGGCATACAATcccaaaatatataaaaataaacactattTCAAAATACTGAACACATTTAGGAAAGTTCTTAACAGGAGCTTTACATATATGTTGACAAAGGTGATATGTACAGAGGCCTAGAGgagttttgtttgtaaaagaatTTAAGGATGTAATCTTGAGATCATTTAAGTTTGTCAGGAAACGAACCTCGTTATCTGGCGATAAGGAGATTGTCAACACATTATCACATGAACATGCTTAATGCTTATCAGAGGTCAGTAGCCATTTCTGCATGACAAGTGGCATCGACTGGAGCAACTGATTCAAGTAGTCTACTTCAGCTCATATCTGAGAGGTTTAGTTCAAGATGCTCCTGAAAGTCTTCACAGTGATCTTGAGTTATGAACTCTTCTTGTGTTCGCCATGATTCTGTGAATTGAATGATcttgtgtaaaataaaagtttaaatcttTGCTTTAGAGAAAACAACATACCAGAGTCTTGTGATCTTCAGATAATGATTTAGAAAAATCATTGCAAACACTGATGTTCTCCACTTCTGAATGAATTGTTTAGCAGTTATAAATAATGTATCAACCCCTTTCCATGTCTTGTTGTCTTTATGAAGTATAGTGACCCAACCAATTTATGGTAGATTGTCccatttttaaaagacaataaagagaTGTAAAGTTACCTTTTGCATATCTTTCATACACATTTTGTTCAatattctgtctttttcttgtgCATACCCTGCACAAAAAATATTCTATATAAAAttacagatgttttatttttattttttagtcaaCAATTTCTATCTCTTCATGCTTTTGACTCCCAAGTtcagctttttctgtttttatttaactttgtttgttgttatgcACCAAAATACAACAGTTAAACTCTTGTTTGTGAAAACctgattcatattttattacTTTACATCTTGAGGCAGAGCTATCACTAGTGCTTACATGTGAGTCTGTGTTCtcttatcaaacacacaaacaacatgacAGAAATTAAACATGGAGGTAAAATTCTTTTGAATTGtggtataaataaaaaaaaatctgtcctcGTAGTCTTACTGAATGTGACACATGCATTTTTGTCCAATCCACTGTGCTCTTCTCGGCTGCAGACCCGTGGGAATGTTCTGCTCCTCATCATTATTTTGGGGTTTAGTGGAAGCTTTCAACAGGGATACCAAACCACTGGACTCAGTTCTCCCTCACCGGTGAGACACAACATTTGCAGTTAttcttttcttgttgttgtttgtgttttaaactttGCCTTCTTCCGTTTGACAAGAACATAGGAAGATCATTTTCCCTATTTTTTCATGTATGAAGCTAAATAATGCTCTTTAAACCTTCCACTGCAGTTCATACAGCGCTTCATCAACAGCAGCTGGTATGAAAGATACGGAGAGCCCCCCCCTACACAGACCATCACCATGATCTGGTCCCTCATTGTCTCCCTGTATGCGGTTGGAGGACTATGTGGAGCTATGAGTGTCAAATTTATCACAGGCACACTGGGAAGGTTAGCGACAAAGACTAAATGTAGTTTTGTCTCCTATAGCCTTAAAAGACTCTAAATGACATGTGTCCCTTCATCAGGAAAAAGGCAATGATCTTCAGCAGCTGTACAAACATCGTTGCAGCGACCATCATGCTGACGAGTAAAGTTGCCAAATCATATGAAATGATTATCTTGGCAAGGATCGTGTATGGCTTCACTTCAGGTACAACACCTCCTGTGAGCGGTTTCAAACGCTGTATGTAAACACATCTCATTTACCCATAGACTGTACAAagattattatttacagtctgtatgtttacctgactgtctgatcgatgctctctctctctctttgtaccTGCAGGTTTAACAGCAAGCACCCATTTAATGTACCTGGGGGAGATTTCTCCCAGGAGGTTAACAGGCATAGTGACTCTTACCTACTCCACTTTCTTGTCACTTGGCAAACTGTCAGGGCAGTTATTTGGACTAAGGTACGCaccttttcttttcaacatgtGCACCATGTGAACAGTTGTATTATTTTTGACACACTTCTTTCTACTTTTATGAAAATTCGGTTGAGGTAAAGGAAGGCATCAGAGTTGAGTTTTATGtgaacattttttgtgttttgcttcCACTCAGTCCTAACAAGTGTACATAAACATCCTCTAGGTCGTACTGTTAAAAACATACATCTATGTTTTTtgggtttctcttttttttttgaagtgagATCCTCGGCCGTGAGGAGCTGTGGAACATCCTCCTCTCGGTCCCCACAGTTTTCTCAGTGGTTCAGATTATAGTTTTGCCTTTTCTTCCTGAGGCTCCCAGATACTTATTCATAGAGAAAGGTGATGATAAAGCCTGCAAAAAAGGTTGGTACATTTCCTCACTTTCATGCACTACCTGACCAAAAAGTCTTAAACAGtctaaatattgaaaaaaagagCACATTGTGTGATTATCTCcacatacaaaaatatatttcttatgTTTTAAGGAAAGCGAGAAATTATATTCATAGAAcatttaagatatttaaaaatggcATGTcgtagaaaacaaacacaaatagacAGTGGCGATTTTAGACTGTGTTGGGGCCTGAGGAAATAATTAATTGAGGGGTTCCTCAAACCAGCCCCTAAACCTCACttttatgtctgccagtgtcctgtcgcttactcatcttcctctcctttcctgtttcctctcatACAGACAGaacattcctcttcattttttcgtggttgactttcattgacaaactttggtttttaCAGCAATAATTCATGCaacacttagcagggcaacgaaAGTGAGGCCTGtgagatggggcccccttaagGAGGTTTTTCTAtggtcattgcaaaatttgcagaTTTTGGGcctctgctgtggtttaaagtttgtcagtcttcaagcagttgcctgccttgcctgttgacaaacagcgccTCTGCAAATAGATTGGTAATTTATCATTCATTTGGCCCATGACTGTGACTGGTAGCCAAGCAACAGAAACACTTACCTGCTCTCTTACTACTCTGCGCCTGTCGACACAAATCAGCAAACAAGCTACAGTGCTTGACTTGAACTTATCTGTTTGCTTTGGTGGCCTGTGATTTTGGAAGTACCATGTAGGAACATTTGCTGTAACATTAATTAGCAGCATTTAGAACACATGACTAAAGGTGGAGTGATACACAAAGTTTGAAGCCCTGGTTGATgttgcctcttgtccaatcagatgatctggtattaaaaaacaatgtgttgAATGATCAAGCCATAATACAGTCAAGGTTGTGCTGTACTGAACCTATCAACATGGCGGTGATTATCGTTGGCCTGCCTACGATGGGATAACAGCCGTTTTACAAGCAGGCTATAGATGTTaactgtaaaaagtaaaaacctctttttgttttttgtctgtttaaatattcattGTGCTCCACCatgtaaagtaaataaagatTGTACCTTATAGGAGACTGGACTGTTGCCAAGtagcaaataaacattttcacatgtacACCTGATTCTTTGAACAAGTTTAAACATTACACCCTAACCCAAAGCATTCAAATAAGATGAAGAAAAGTGTAACATTTAAGAATAAAGAGTCTGTAACAGTTGCTTATGTTGCCCGAGTGATTCAGAGGTACCACTTTGATCAGCTGTATGAGGTTAATTAGGAGTATATTCAGATCACCAGAGGCTGAGTGATACTCTGAGTTCAAAGTCACATTACTGTAGTTCTCTGTATCAGCACTCATGGATAACCCTCATGTCCAATACAACTGCTTGCTTGACCCTGACTGTAGTTTAATTTGGCATACATCTGATCTGAAAATGTTGGTTGTGGACACATAATGGATCAAAGAGCCCCTTTTCTAACTGTTAACTTTCACTAAGGGAgcagctgtgggtcagtggtagagtcgactgtctctcaaccggaaggtcagggtcTAGTTCCcgggctcctgcagccacgtgtccaatgtgttcttgggcaagacacttaatcccgAATTGCTTTTGAGGCTTtgttggtggtgtatgaatgtgtatgaatggattagttaatactgatggacactttacatagaagcTGTGAATggtgtgacaggtggtgtaaaagtgttttgagaattcagaagactagaaaagcgcggTATAAACTCAagtcatttaccatttacttacCCCAATGagacattcatttttttctatttagacACACAATAATTATAATTTGAATGTGATTGTAGAATCTTATTTCTCAGTTGTTGAGTCTGTGTCTCTTGTCTTCCCCATCCCAGCTCTGCAGAGTCTGTGGGGTCAAGGTGACTATAAAGAGGAGATGGAAGAGATGCTGGCAGAGCAGGAGGCCGTTAAGAGAGCACCACCGAAAACCCCTCTGCAGCTACTGAGGGACAGGACTGTCCGATGGCAGCTTATCATCATACTCATCATCTACTTCTGCAACCAGTTGTCAGGAATGTCTGCCGTAAGGATGGagctttaattattcatttcatGTTGATCTTGAGTCAGAGGAATGATGAGTTCAGCCTCTTctaataaatgtttctgtgtcttccaGATCAACATCTTCTCCTTTGACATCTTCTTGAAGGCGGGTATACAGAAAGACCAGATCCGCTATGTAACCTTGGGTCTTGGATTCACTGAAATTCTCACCTTCATCTCCTGTGTGAGTGACTCTCTTAGTTGGACATGCAAATGATGCTTCTAACTGACTCCCAGACTGTTTTATAGGAGTGATACAGTCTTGTTGGTAGCTTGATGAAGCATGAACTGTGGCCAATATTAACATGTTCTGAAAAAATCAACATGACAATCCATTGACATCTGTGCAGCATAGCTTCAAGCTCATTCAGATAGTGAAGTCAAGTCTGCTGCTACACTCGACTGACACACTCTTCTTATGGTGTTGAACTAGAGCTGTCATTGTTGCCCTGCCTATGGTAAAACGACTTATCTTTAACTTTGTAAAGTTGACTAAAAATGTCCATGCTGGACTGTGGTGATCACTGATGTTTTATACATGCAcaccccttctctctctctcaaagcCTGCATGCTCTGGACACTGTGTATCATAGAACTTTGAGATGCATCATTATTTTTGAAGCCCTCACTCATCACTGTTCGCTGTATGCTCGTTGGATGGTGTTCGTTGTTCACACATAGGAACGAACTCTGGTGCGTTTTGTGTGAGAGTTTGtttggttggggggggggggggggggggtgaatgctTAAATGTACTCTGGTTTGGGGCCAAAGAACCAAACTCTGGTCTGCTTGAAAACAGGGTTCTCAtttcttccactgtcctgttatTTACTTTGGGGTCACTGactggagctacagccccaactagtggCAGGTGCCTATGATACTCAACATTTGCCAGGCTTTGGTGTGCTTTTACAAAGTGCATTGTGAAAGCAAAccgaacaaaatgaaaatgcaactATGTGGCAACGTCACCCGAGTCCACCAAACTTCATGTGAAAGCAACCTCACTGTCTGTTCCAAAGGACAGAGCTGAACTGAGAAAAAAGCTGTTAAAGTTTGCTACTCCCTTTACGTGaaacaaatgataaaaaacaacctgaaacttgatgagctgctctcattggatgcttttaagGGGATGTCAGATGACTTGCGGGaagacacatctggctgtagttGTTCTCCCTGATTGTTGGTGATTTTGATTTTGCTTGCGATTTTCGGTTTTAATTGGTTATTTCTTGTATTTCTTATATTTGTATGTGTCATTGTTTGTCTGAAACTTTGATGATTGTGCTGCTGCCCGTCTTGGCCAAGAGATTTGTAATCTCTCGGCAGGTTTCCTGGTTTAATCAAAAAACGATCCACTGGTCCTGTTCATTTGGCATTTGAAAAGCCCCATCTCCAATCTAACAGCCATCCACTCTGTGTTTCCACTGAGTCCACCTTGTAGTAAAGTTCTCATCATCACTTTCCCCTGCTTACTGTGCTGAGCTCGGTGTTTTCTTTGTTGGAGGGATGAGCGCAGTGGAAATAGTGCAAACATCTAACTTGTTCACAGTCAAAAATCACATGACTATCTGTTACATGTGAGCTGGCTTACTGGATCAATTTTACTTATTTACTAGCAGATTGCAAAAACCGGATATAAAAACATTGATGTTGGGTTTAAGAGGGATATTTAAACTAATAAAAAAGGAGCATAAAGTGAAGTTGACTTCAGCAGACTAAAAGGTCACAATTTTACAAGAAGAATACAATtcttaatctctctctctctctctatttcaattcaatttaataagcattattggcatgaatgtaaCAATACAATACTGCCAACGCATCACAAATAACAAGACTACAATAattttaataatacaaataataatgataaatactaaaaatgtaattataatctctctctctctctctctcgctctctttctcctctctctctctctctcagggcaTGGTTATGGAGCGTGCAGGGAGCAGGGtgttgttctggtctggttATGGTCTCATGGCTGCCTGCTGGGTGTTTGCCACAGTCACACTCACTCTGAAGGTAAACCTGAATACTGACAAGCCATGTCATGTGAGTCAGTTCTAAAGCGACAactcataacaaatgttttctctaGACTCGTTATAAATAGACCAAGGTCTAGAGTGTACTCTTTTTTATTCAAAGGTTCTTGTCACTGAAATGTCTATAAAAAAAGCATAATGTCATGTACTAATCCCCAGTGGACATAAGACCTGCAGAGGGTTGAAGTTTTAGTTGCACAAATTGCAGGACATCTTCTTCTGTGATTCAAATACACGTTTCTTCATACAGGATTCCAGCGATTGGGTTCCATTCATTACTCCTGCTCTGATCTTCCTCTTAATCATCTTCTATAGTGGAGGACCTTGTATGTACTTGTTTTGAGATGAATGATGCAAAGTGATGTGCTATGATTCAAATATAAAGACACGTGCTTGAAAACATAATGAACTGCATCACCGGTTTTTGACTCTCTGGTTTACACAGCGGGATCGACGATGGCTCTCACCAATGAGATCTTCATCCAGTCCGATCGAATCGCAGCGGTTGTATTGACGGGGATGGAGCGCTGGttcttctttgcttttgtaGGCCTTGTCTTTCCATTCATTATTGTGAGTACATCAAATACAAAAAGCAACACACTATTAATTGATTTATTAACCAAATGAATATATTTCATTGTGTATCAAAAGACAATGAATATTTCAGCACTTCCATGAAACTCTTAACATTAACCTTTTTATCAATATAAAAGTCCGGATGCCTTAcactgtgtctcctctctctaCCAGAGTGCCGTGGACTCGTACTGCTTTGTGCTGTTTGCCTGCATTTGCCTGCTGGGTTGTGTTTTTACCTTCATTTTCCTGCCTGAGACTAAAGGGAAGACCCTACTGGAAATCTCCAAGGAATTTAGAGCCATCACATTCTGTGGGAAATCCTTCTTAGAGGAAAAAGTGATGGAGACCAAGTTATGAAGAAGTCCACACAAGCAATTATTTTTAGCTAATATGAGACTGTTAGACTACATGGACAATATTTACTTTGTGAAGTATTTAAACCTAACTTCAAAAACATTGATAAATGAACACTGAACATTGTATACTACTGAAGGGTAAAGCTGTACAGCTGAATGAGACCACATCAGCTGTGACAGACAGTCAACAACAAATTATAAAACCTGATCTCCCAgttaaagacagaagaaaaccCCACACACTGCACACCTTACTCAGCAACACAATTTATTGATCAAATATAAATCTTCTGGTCTCAATGGACCTTCGTCAcaagtatttttcttttacaagaCTGCAGTTATAATTCCTCCAATGAACCTGCATCCAAGATATTTACTTCtgtgattacatttttgaaacaaaaaCCAGATGGAAAATATTGTGATCAGATATTTGTGTGATTTCTGACTGACTGCAACTTATGTAACGTAATTATTAGCGTCCAAGCTTATATGCTAACACTGGCTACCTAATGAATCAAGCATGCTTTAGGTAGCCATAGTTGGATTCAACTGAAAATGCATACCTTTTTGCTGTAACAATGCTGTGTGAACTGTCACTGTCTTTTAAACGTAGTGAGGGTGGGTAATCTTCCAGGGATGGACTCACAtccattaaaggtcacatgtatcacactccttttcaacaagtttacaGAATCACAgagctccctaaaacatgtctgtgaagtttcttgctaaatatccactctgatcctgtatttcatcatgcatataaacctctctatttcagccctgctctgaacaggctgtttctgtgtctgtagctttaaatgctaaTGAGCTGgctttgaccacgcccctcttgGCCGGGgttttctcactccatgtcctattgtttacggtgaaaAGGCAGACATAGAGGGCAGAAGAAACACATAGCTGGGGGGGAGGGTTtttgccctttgtgatgtcatgaagggaaatctTCAAACAACCTGTCAAAGAAAAGTGATGCAggcaaaagaaggagaggatggatttttatcataattttttatgagaaaaaccataattttttttttttagacaggcTAGGgccacatattagtgttagaaaaacatgtttaaggttattttgcataatatgtgatgGTTAACACTGAATGATTACATTGTTTATCCAGAAAAGGCACAATGATAGGATACATACCAGAGCACAAACTAGGGGAGACTgaaaagtacagaggagtaGAACTGTATTAGGTCAAATAGTGATGTCTGTTAGAGGCAAACATTCCTGGAACAAACTACAAGCTCATATCAGAGACTGTGACAACTACTGAACCTTTGAAAGAAAACTTGAACatttatcaaaaacaaacatatcatGTACTCATTCACAATATCTGTCTGCTCCTCTGATGCCTGATCCTGGGGGTCCTTCTGGCTCATCCTGCATTTCAACCTGCCAATTGTACAAgggtctgttgttttttaatgtaacaaaTGTGGCTATTTTGTATGGAAATCGTTTGTGTGAGTTCTTTTGTGTGCTGTCTAATGGACTATCCACTGAGGTGTATTGTACTGATGAAATGTAGCTATTTTGTGTTATTTCCGGGATGAATCATCCATTGCTCCCTTTGCTCCCCCCAACAGATCCTGCTAACTGTTCTTTGACCACAGCAGGGAATAAAATGAATGGAGACTGGCCGACACTGGACACTGtcctctttttaaaactttgtatCAGAGAGATGTGTTTTGGTGTATTGTTGGCCGTTGtgtaaatcatcatcatcaaactgggaaattgtggcgttacagcagcaggttatccaaaacTAACTAATAAAAACTTGTAATGTTACTGTTCTACAAGGGCTCAACATCCAATACATGGCAGTCAAAGTATGAAGCTACAAGATCATTATTTTCGGTATAATCAGTCTTTTAGCCTTGCTAATACATCTAGCTCTCAGACTTTACATGTcgccaaacaacacaacaacatttccTCTATAGTGTATCACTATTTCTACTCACCAgctatctttgtgtttctttcatttataTGCATGTTTCTATTTCATGCTGAAAAAAGAGTATGCTCACAGTAACTTTGATGTTTAGAAATATCATCTTAAACAATATTGACAAAGACCATTAGCTGTAGTGTAACTTAAGAACATGTGGAGAGAGATACATGTAGTTTAACTGAACAGTGATGTAGTACTCAGTATCAGTATGCATGCAGAGCCTTTTATAGGGCACTGTACGCATGGAATACCACTCATCCAATCAGATACCTTGGTTGGATACCTCAGCCATATATGATTATATAAGATCAAGTAAGGCCTTGCAACTCAACCTGTCCGTGTGTTTAATTGAGACACAGTTTATTTCAACATTATGAATTCAACTTGCTATTTGTGAGTTATTCATACTAACAAAGTTAATAATCTAATTTTTACAAGACCTTGCATGTGTTTATGTTATAGTTTTTCATTCCTGTTTAATAAACTACTTTGATTCAGACTGAAGTCTTGTCCAAGTTGTTGCCCTTTCCCTCAGTTGTTGTAATGCATGGTTTAGTTTGCTTGTCATGTAAGTGTCTGTCATACTAATTCACCATTGTGTGGAGATTTTCCTGTGCAACAAAGACACTAGAGTGGAGAATTGCCTCCAGGACATGCCTCTCTACTGTGCCTCTCTCTCACACGTGCAGAGTCCCTATTCCTCCATCATTAGTGTGATTCCTGCAGGCCACATTAAGCCCTGGCCTGTGAGTCCTTCTCATCCAAGACGGGCCTTGAAAAGCTCACTGGCTACAATGATATATTGAATCTTAAAAGGTATCCCCTTTCTTATCGCTAGCCAGCAGCTGCTAGAAGCCAAAGGCTCGTCATTAGCTGCTCAGCGCACTCTGTCCACAGTCCAGCACTTTGAGGGTGCCAGCTGTGATTGGCAGGATCCTGCCTCGGCTGATCATCCTATACCGACACCCTGCTGTGCCTTGTTAACAGGAGGAGGATTAACTGGAGGATTAAATGGAGAAACCATCATGAGCGGTTCACATTAGCAGATCTGGGCTGTATCAAACTGGTgccaaaaatgtacaaataatgGCAAAGATAATGTTACAAGCAGaagcggaaaaaaaaagaaaa
The Labrus mixtus chromosome 7, fLabMix1.1, whole genome shotgun sequence DNA segment above includes these coding regions:
- the slc2a9l1 gene encoding solute carrier family 2 member 9, like 1, with amino-acid sequence MICTAHDSEDTMESVLQQLTRGNVLLLIIILGFSGSFQQGYQTTGLSSPSPFIQRFINSSWYERYGEPPPTQTITMIWSLIVSLYAVGGLCGAMSVKFITGTLGRKKAMIFSSCTNIVAATIMLTSKVAKSYEMIILARIVYGFTSGLTASTHLMYLGEISPRRLTGIVTLTYSTFLSLGKLSGQLFGLSEILGREELWNILLSVPTVFSVVQIIVLPFLPEAPRYLFIEKGDDKACKKALQSLWGQGDYKEEMEEMLAEQEAVKRAPPKTPLQLLRDRTVRWQLIIILIIYFCNQLSGMSAINIFSFDIFLKAGIQKDQIRYVTLGLGFTEILTFISCGMVMERAGSRVLFWSGYGLMAACWVFATVTLTLKDSSDWVPFITPALIFLLIIFYSGGPSGSTMALTNEIFIQSDRIAAVVLTGMERWFFFAFVGLVFPFIISAVDSYCFVLFACICLLGCVFTFIFLPETKGKTLLEISKEFRAITFCGKSFLEEKVMETKL